TAGGCCATCCTCGTTTGTCGTTCCCCTATGTGTACGTCTCTGTTTGTCGTTCTCCTATGTACACCCATCCTCTTCCTTTGGGTACTATCacaccaaacttttttttataatgTTTTGCTCCTTATTGTCAAAATGGTTAGGGTTAAGGGTGTAGGTTTGGAAAAAGAATTGGTGGTTCGTCGCTAGGTAGGCAGGAGGTGGATAGTGGTGACGTCGGTGGAAGCAGGGAGAGAGTTTGTCGGTGTCACAACGGTGGATTGCTCATTTTGCGAGTGCAAGATGGATGGTCAGAACATCTTCTTCAAATTACTCATACTTTATATCCAAaacatattttctttttattattaATAACTATTTTTGTACTTTTAGTAATAGTTTCTACTGGGCTTTACCTCTGCCTGTAGCAGACTACCAAAATTTAATCACCAAGAATAGGCTAGAGGGAAAATCCCTTTCATTTAGGCGAGAGGGAtgtatgttttggtgattaccaAAACTTATGCCAGTAAGCTTCCTCAATGTGCCAAGGTCAATATCTAACTTTTGCAGGTAGTTTCCTCAATGTGCTAATATTAGTTCATTTCTCACGTATTGTTTTCTATAATTTTGCTGTTTCACCAGTGAGTATAGACAGCAATTGACCTTCTGAGTAGGTGAGAGAGATATTGTCAAGTAGAAAAATGTAAATTAGAGTGAtctttgagagcaattgacctTCTGGGTAGGTGAGCGAGATATTGTCAAGTAGCAAAATGTAAATTAGAGTGATCTTGTAGCAATTTGTGTATGTATAGGAAGATTTTATATTTGTGTTCTTATTGTTGTTAATATACATCTACATCACGATATATAGAATCGTATCTTCTCCGATCTTTGGAATCATGAGCACTAAAAAATGTGTTAAAACCTGATTTGGAGGACCTAGGGACGTAGCAAATGGGGTAGCATACCCCGCTGTATCATCTCTGTCCGCTATCTTTGTCCTGCAGGACGCTTTACCGCACCCGGTGCGGACAGCCTGACAATCCAACATGACCAAATTGAAACAAACATGATTccttcagaaaaaaaattccTCTATCTAAGTATATTTTTATGTGTATTTTTGTTGCCGTGCACTTTGCATGACCCGATTGTCTATCATTCATATATACATACATTGTGGCACATGCAACAGTGAACATGGCATGACAAATTATCATCTACAATTTTTAGAATTATGAACACTGAAATATGTGTTCTGTACAACGTGGATGAGATTTGTGTATATTGTTGAGTATACCGTGGTACTTCATTTGATCTATATACTATCATATTTACTACTATTCACCTATGTCCTTGGTTGCAGTCAACATTTTTAGATGGTGTACCAGCATGTTCTAAACAATTTTTTAGTCTATTATTAGTGGTGATTGATCTATTTAATACTATATATTTGTGGCAATAACTCATAATCGTTTAGGGTACCATGATGTACATCCAAATGGTACCTTATTTTTCTTTACTAATGTTCAATACAATTGAATAACAATTTTATTTAGAAAAAATCTGCAAATGCAAGCAATGGTTATTATCAAGTTTGCGCCTTATTGTACATGAGAGAAGATGACTATCGGTAACAATGTTACTGTATTTTGAAATGTGAATGAGTATACTTGGTTCATCGGTGTGAGCACTATATAGATGAGTACTCTGTGGTACTCATTTCATTTGATCTGTATAAAACCGTGATTACTACTTTGTAGCGGCCGTTAGAGTGATATGGTTCAAGTTCAGCACTGTagagtgtatatatatgtacatcaCATATAAATTTGTTTATTTTGTGTGCTGGAGGTCTTCAGATATACTGTTGTGCAATTCCTAATCTGTTATATTGATGAATCATGAGTTATTTGTAAATCACATGTTGAACATATAATCGAACAAGTTTTTTTACACTATGCTATCATATGATTTGGGCATGTTTGTTTTCAGTGACAACATGGTACCAAgtactaaaaaaattaaaaagataATCAGGTGATGTACCATAGATTACAACTGGTACAAGTAGTAAGGTAGTGGAGCTGGAATAACAGATTACAATATcactatttttcaaaaaaaaaagagattaaAATATCGCGTAGTGGGGCTGTCAGACTCCCATTTGGTCAAACGAGGCACTGGCGATAAGATACAGCGGTGTGGGTGTGCAACTTTACATCACATGTCGCTAGAAAAAAGTAACTTTAGGTCCACATCAATCTAACTTTGGTGGCAGCAATCATGCATATGCAATGCAGAAAAAATTAAAATACGGTTCGTATACACCATGTGGGGATACAATCTTCACCGTCAGATTTGCGGTGGAGGCTCAGGATGAGTTTTACCACAGCTCTGTGGTGTACCAATCATTTTCGCCCAAAATTTGCTATTTATACCTACCCACCTTACTTAGACGGTAGGAGTTGCtctaagaaagaaagaaagaaaaagctaAAATCATGCTACAAGGGATGAACACGGACGGGAACGGGTGGAAAAACCGAGaacgggagcgggagcggaatAACCGGGAACGGAAGCGAAAACGGGATATGCTGATTACGGAAACGTGCGGGAATCGAAAAATTTACCGGAAGGCACTAATATTTAATCTCCATTCACCTTATATGAATATAACATTACACACTCATTTATGCAAGCtattttttcacaaaaatatGATTAAGACTTCATGTTTCCTATGTTTAAGCGTGAAGTGCACCGATTGATGTTATGGAACAAGAGAGAATATATGGTGCGTCTAATAAATGTTCTCCGGATTTTATAAATATGGGATCCTGGTTAAAACGGGATCCTGCAAATACGGACGGAATACATCCTTTCCCACTTCCCAGCCCATTTATATATTTGTCCGTAAATGCGAAAACAGagggaaaaaaatataaaaatacagACGGAACGGAACGGGATTTTATCCGTCCTTTTTCATCCTTACGACTACGCGCTCTGATGACGATGTGCGATCGGGACTTCGGGAGCATCAGACGAAGCATGCCCGCCACATGAGCAGGGAATCGTGTCGCACCTGTGGGCTGTGGCTTGTCCTCTCGAGCGAGCGAGACGCGTTTAATTTCTCCGGTGCAAGTGCAAATGGTTGGGTTCGTTGGTTGGCAAATCAGTAAATCACGCTTCATAATGGTTGGTGTTGCCACCGATCGTTCGGGGGAAGAAATTAAAACAGTTGCAACTAACCTCGAACTCTCGGAGTTAGCGGGCATCGTCGGACTTTGTCCATACGCGAGCACACACGAATTGAACATTGTTATGCACCAATGGCACGTATCACATGCGGCAGATGGCTTGCTCACCCTAAAAATTTCGAGGTTTGAGCAAGGTAATCGAATGTTATTAGCAACGTGCTGTGAGCTCCTGAACTTGTGGCCAACGTGCTGAATCTGCGGGGTCATGCGGAAGGTGTCGATCTCTTCTCTCTTCTACTAGCAGCTGAAGCTGGCCTCGTATCGTGCACCCCGGACGACGATCTCGGAGGCGCCTCGCCGTGGCGCGGCCACCGCGTCCTCTTGGCCTCCACTCCAAGAGGCAAGAGCCCAAGGATACACGGTTGCCATTGGTTTCGGTCCCTGAACTTACTGCAACTTGTTCCTCGGCATCGCCGACACCCGGCCGGCAGCGTACTCCGCGGAACGCATCTCAGCATCTGTTCTGGGCAAACCCGATGCGAATCCGGAGGAAATCGAGTGCAGTCCCGGGCTCCGGGCCCGGCCTGATCCGACAGTGACGAGCCAGCAGTTTGCAATGCCGGTCAGCCAGCAGATGCTGCATGGGCATTGTCAGGTGCTCCACAGGCTCGTTACTGCTCTGTATTTTTTTTGCTTCTGTAGCACGCATTTTTTCAGATGCTACCTGTGACCTGTCTCTCTCCATCACCTAGGATCCCCACCATTCTTGTTCTCAACGTGCCGGGCCTTGCTTGTCGACCATACATGCATACGACAGTGGCGGTGACGACGGTGGACACTGACTGCCCAGAGCTACACGAGCATAAAATCCGAAGCAGATTACATCCTGCGATGATCAGATACTGGGTTCCCTGTCCGTCGATCCATCTTCAGGCATCCGGTGAGGGCTGTGACAGTCTGACAGAGATCAGTTCCCGGACAGGAACGGCCGCCCAACATGTCCTTGAGGATTATTTGTCTGTTACAGATCTTTCTCGCGAAAAAAAACATTTGCAGAGTTGAAAAGCAGCTGCGATTGATGACCAGACAAGTATTTTGCGCTGCTTCCATTTCCCAACACGAAGGTAGTGGATGCTCATCAGAACACTGCAACTCTGCGAGCCATGCTCATTGCCCACCgttgatcccccccccccccccccgtgtcGGAGTCGGAGGCTCGGAGCTGTTTCATGCGGCCACAAACTACACTTAGTCCTGGTTAGATTCTAAAATTTTACaccaaaaaacatcacatcaaattaGATATATGCATggaggtactaaataaaatctatttacaaaacattTTGTACGGATGGGtcgtaaatcgcgagatgaatctaatgagtctacttaagccatgatttgcaacattgatgctacagtaaccattcgctaattgtgaattaattaggctcattagattcgtctcgcgatttacaacccatccatgcaaaaagttttataaatagactttatttagtactcctaaatagcaaaattctctttcaaaaaatttacactaAAAGATCTAAACAAACCCTTAGACTGAAGGATACGCCATTGCCAGGTTGGTTCCTTTCTGGTTCCTCCATGGTGCCTCAAAAAAATGCAATTTGTTCTCTGTCAGCCAGAATCTGCAGGAAATGGGAGACAGGGAGAGTGGGTGCCGTGTTAGTCACTCGTCAGCTACTCAGCTACGATATGATGCGTGCTTCTGTAGAATCGGTTCTCACGTTCTGGTGATCCGATCGGTCCATGAAGCTTTTGCGGTGCTGATCCGTCGATAGATCATGTAGGGACTAGCCGACTAGGGAGGGTGAGCTTTTTGAGATGCCAAAAGTCTTCAGATGCTACCTGTAACCGGTCGATCCATCAGGATGCAGGTAAAATCAGGCATGGGGTtctgttctctctctctctctgaaaaTTGTTCTCCTTCCACTCTCACCTGACTGATTTATCGACCTGATTGACACTTAATCGTTCAGAAATAGAAAAATTGCTCTGCTGCGCTCAGAAATTATTTAACTTTGCTGCACTTGTGAGATGCATGGTCAATATATATTGCTGTCCTCACCAAATAAGGCACAGTGATTACAGTTCCATAGGAGCAAAGCCACAAGCTTAGGCCCGGATAAGTGCTAATCAGtgaaagtgctaaactttagcattaaCTTATCCAGACAAGAGTGCAAATGGGATGGGCTAAATTTTATCTAAGACTCAAAACTTTATATATGATTACTAATACTTATGTGCTAAAGTTTAACACCGAAAGACTTCAGCTCAtcgcttcaaaaaaaaaaactttatatcATCCAAATACATCCTCGGTAAGCACCAGCTAATCTAGCTGATTACTGAAGGTCAGGGGGTACAACTGGCAACTCTGCAAGTAGGTAAATCCACTGAAAAAGTAACGCTTGTTGCGTGTTGCGTCAGCACTAACACCTAACCAAACCTAGAACAATGTAGTACACGATCAGCACTGGCAACGACGCCAGCGTCCCGAAGATAACCCTGCAAGATGGCACCGGGGTGCAGTTCCAGTCAGTATGGCCTGATGAAGAGAGCCGAGACAGGTTCAGGCGAATAACCTCTAATTCTTGCGCACACAAGCCACTTACGCTGTGCTGAGGACGTCCGCGTGCAGGCCGTACTCCTTGGCGAAGACGAACGTGGTGATGGACTGGGGGAGTGCGGCCTGTATGATGGCGAGGCGCAGGACGTCGCCGCGGAGCCCGAgagccatggcgccggcggccgtggccgCCGGCCCGGCCACGAACCGCAGCGCCATGCCGAGCATGGTCGGCCCGGCGCCGCAGACGATGATCTTCTCCTGCAGCGCCATGAACAGCCCTGCCACGCACCAGTGCGTACATGTCAGACGACTgcagattcttttttttttgtattatcAAGGGATTTGCTTCGCTCTCGTTACCCATGCTAAACATGGAGAGCCCAACGCCGGTCTTGGACATGACGAGCACGGAGCCCTCGATGATGCTCGGCGTCTCGATGTGCCACCTGCGTCGCGCACGGATCAAGAAACAGCTAGCCAAAACAATGAAAcatggcggctgctgctgctgctgttcaaGTGCTcatggaaagaaaaaaaaacttgaggaAGCAAAACTTTTTTTTGTTCATGAGTGGCAATGACATCACTGCATGCAAACAATTGCACTTGTGCGGTCGACATTACATTGTACAATCTAGTGGCGTGTAGCAGTAGCAGAGCATTAAAATTTACAGTCCAACAGAGAGACAGAGACTAGTGGAACATTAGTTCATGAAGAGAGAATTGAAAAGAACGGCAGGGGTTACCCTAGCCTGATTTGCGCCAGACATTCTCTCAGGACCAGCCAACCTTTTCTATGCCAAAGTGGTCGCATTACTGGACTTCCATTTGTGGTAATAGGTTTTGTTATACTTTAATGTTTTCCAGTGGACGTGGACATTAAAATAAAGAGGATGATGCTAAGTCAAATCATTGTGCtttagctcaaaatgaattGTTTTTTGGTAGTATTGTTCCACTAACAAGAGAgtatttattaatttgttcTTGTTCCAATTTACTTTTGGTGTGGCATCACCTCAGAGAATAGCATTATTCGCTATATTTTCACCCGCGTTCTTGTGTAGTAGCAGCTATTTTATGACCTTTATTCGTCCATGCAAATTCAActtttacaaaaaaatattattttacaAGCCAACTTTTGTTTGTTATTACTGTGATATAGTGTGCTGCCACAGTGAGTAATCACATAATAAATTTGCTCACGAAAAGAGCATAAAGCTACTCATAGGGGGTACCTTTAACTACTTAATTGTAGATACCACTagttaatttttaattttagtACGATTTATTGTTATAGCTTAAAAAATGTTCTCACAGAGCTTTTGGTTTAATTTCGATGGAATCACGGTAGAAAATTCTCACCAATCTAGCTCACGCGTTCGCTCAAAAATGCAAATGGTGCATGGAGTAGACAAAATCATCGACCATGGTGTTCTTGGGTAAGTGATGCGAACCTGTTGGTGACGCACGCCCACGCGACGCCGAGGACGCCCGCGTAGACGTTCGGGTTCCTCGCCACCTTCATCCACACCACCCTAACCAGCGGCCGGAACGACCGCGCCGCCGTctcgccgcggtcgccgctTTCCTCCAAGTCGCCCGCagctccctccgccgcggccggcttCCCGGCACCCCACGCGCGCCTGGCCTCGAACGCCAGCAGCAGGGCCGGGAAGTACACGATGATCTGCACCACGGAGATCTGCACGATGAGGTCGCGCGCCCACTTGCCGTACATGGCGTCCAGCAGCGGCACGCCCACGACGAGGGTGTTGTTGAGCGCGGCCAGCGAGAACCCCGTGATGCACCACGACAAGGCCCGGTCCTTGCTTTTGCTCTTGtcgccgcccgcggcggcggcggcccaggcgGCGAGGGCAAGCACGACGGCGAGCTTGGACAGCGCGTCGGCGGCCAGGACGCGGTAGCTGAGCGCGAAGGGGTCGATGCGCGCGGCGAAGTCGAAGGCGAAGAAGGGCACGGAGAAGTATGCCACGAGACGGTTCACGGCGTCGCACTGGTCCGGCGTGAAGAGCTTCCACCACCGCACGGAGCCGTAGCCGAGCCCCAGCGCGAAGTAGagcggcgccatggccgccaccaCCTTGTACACGTCGCCCCTACCTATCATCTCCTATTCTCCTCCTCCTGGTGTGCTCGGGAATCCCCTCGCCGGCCCGGCGCTTCTTTTTTCCCCCTTTGTTGACGTTCGTGCGCTACGCACTGCTTGATCGTTCGTCCGTGTCAGGTGCCGCCGCCGTTCAGTCCTTTTAtaaggggggagagagagagagggagggagggagggggagagagatgCAAAAGGCGACAAGCTTGGAGTGGCCGGAATCAACCTAGAAAGCGAATCAAGTTCACTACTAGAAACTTTGAGGTACACAATTCTCCACTTGTTACGGGGTTTAAGAGGATTATGTGAGAGGTAAAAACATGTTAAATCGCGGTAACTTTTTTCACCTTGGGACACGAAATGATGCCCGGTGTGTGGAGTGTGTGGTTGATTAAATGAGGATGGGACGGAGTCATATATATGCTCCTGAATGACATGCAAACGGCCGGGTGAAAGAGGTGAAAACGTGGAAGATATGCTCATCAATTGTCCATCAGCAAATAAAATGTTCCAGATCGATCCGGACACTGGCTAGATCAAAGCTGCAAATCAAATCCTACGTGTTGTTTTTGGCGCCAACCTAGCTTGTTCTTATGGGTGTGATGTCCGTTCGGCCAGAAATAACTTTAGTTCAGGAGAAAAGTACCAGGAGCAATGACGCATGCAGTCACCGCATGCTTGCATTGTTGTCACACTTCAAACAGTAGAAGCGAAAAAGACATGCAGCGGATGCTACCGAAAAATGCAGACCTGCAAGAAAAATATCTCTCTTTCAAATTGGTGGTGGCCATGGTTAGTCTGTTGGAATTAGAGGCCAATTACGGgtcattttaattccaaaaatgAGAGTATAAATCATGACATATCTATAGATAAAAATAAGAGTATGATCCAACGTGCTTGTAACGAAAATAATAAACATGAAATGATCCAACGTGCTTGTAATGAAAACAATAAACATGAACTTGAAGTTCAGAAAGTACCCAGAGGCGGGGCCAGTTCCGAAGGAACCAGATGTGCTGTTACCCGACATCGCTAGTCGAGCCGGTTCGATGTAGCCGATCAAAGTCGATGCCGTGCAGGTGTTCGCGGTGCAGAGGCGACGCCAGGAAGTAGACGAGGTAGTCGTTCGCAACGAGCAGTCGCGCCGATGCGCTCCCCAAAAACTTGATCGCCCTCAATTTGGTGCAGAGTCTCGAAGAGGACGgagtttcggaggcctgctcttcTAGCAAGTCTGTGCACCCAGACTTACTAGAATGGAGATACTCTGATGCAGCAAAAGTGTGGAGACGAGTGCGTGTTCGAATCTCAAACCATGAGTGGGTCTTGCTATTTATTTGCAGCTCAGGAAACGAACAGGTTTAAAACCACCAACAGCCAGGCCGCTTAGCGTGAGGAGTAAAAAGCTCAAGGTGGAGGAGTTAACTCTTGAGCCTTACGAAGAGCACAAAACCCTTTCATCAATTCTGTAACTCCCTCCATTAGTCACGTTTGATTCTCATATAACTCACGTGAGAGTAAGTGGTGCATGCATGGAAGACACTCCTGTAACCCCCTCTATTAGCTCTCCATTAGCTAGCATttaacttggctcattagaagATGAAACATCTTCCAACCAACGTTAATAGCATTGAGTTCAGTCATGCCATGACATGTACACACTGCATCGGCTCAGCGCACAAAATATTTACTCCCAGAGGCAATTAgtgtgtcaaaatcaatcccATGCATCATGCACCACACACGTTACTTCCGGCAATAATTAGCATTCTCAAAGCGCAATATTTAATATGGATTTTAAAATTTGTTTAatttaattaaataaaatatgaaccAAGCCCATATTAAATCTAACATACTCCGTTGCTCTGTTCTGCGTCCTCTACCCACAAATTGCGGTACCTTTTGAAGCGTATTCGGCCATCGATGACAGGAGGTCGCAATCACAACTCCCCTACATATTTACTAGCTAATCAAATCCGTATCTTTGACCTTTAACCAAGCTATGTATGATGCATATCAGGTAGGTAAATGTGCTCTCCGATGACTCTTCCTATGGAGCGCATGTCTTTTCTTAATATGCCTGTATGAGCTGGGATTAAGCTAGCTGGCTAGTGGCCACCTAGAGTTTGGATGTACTCTCATCTCAGCTGTGACCTGAGAGTTCATTCTGAATGGCATAGCTAGAATCAAATATCTGGTCACAAGGAAAATAGAAATCAAGATTGTTGTTGTTTTAAGACTGAAATGCAAGTTTTAGCACATAACGTACCGTTATGCACGTGAAGCACATTAAGGTGAAGATAGAAATTATAGAGTGGTCTCATACAAGTATCTTATTGAGCTGCATCTTATCTTTCCAATCATGTTTTGTCCAAAGTACCTCCCTTTACTATTATGCATGACAAAAGTGTGTTCTTTATGTAGTAGTGGAGTTCTGACACTTGCCTCTACTCCTCCAATGATCATTACAGCATGGCTTGATAGCTGATTGGTCCATAGGTTAAGAATAACTTCTTAAGGGTTGAACTCGTATATATCGTCATGCTTACAAATAGTTGTAGTCTGTAGACAATTCGAAAGTTCCAATTAGTAcatttccttttcttggttGCTGAGATGCAATTTGAAGAGTATCTGCTCCATCCTTTTTGCTTTCGTAGATTCTATCATATGAGGAAAGGGTATACACCTGCAAATACAAATGACAAATGATGCAGTTGAAGTTCACAACACCATGAAATAAGAATAGCTCCTATTTTCGAGCAGACCAGCACTAGTTCTACTAATGCTTTATGAAAACATGCTGGTATACCTTCACAAGAATAGATTCAAACCAAAATCAAGGATTGTCTAAACACATCATGGTGAAAGCATGTTACAAACTACTACCAATTTGAACTTTAAAACAATTAACTATATGACTTAAAAAGAGTTATTAGAGTCTAGAAAAGGCACACTACATCCAAATTATTATTTGTGAGTACTTTTTTCAAAACAGTGTGGCAACCCAAAAATTTTGTGTTCTCCACTTGGACTGTCGAATTGATACCAACCCAACAAAATTAAAGTTTATTCTAGCACCTCAAAATATGTTTTCTTTACACCACACAATCTCTCATATTACttcaaaaattataaaaataaatatgaaCTAGTAAATTAGCAAACTACGGTACCTTCTTATCTGACATAGATATTGCTCCTTGACTGTTAAGAATTTCCAGCATATTCAACCTTGTCAGTCCCCTATTATTGTTCTCCCCCTCTTCTTTTCCAATTCCAATAAATAAGTCATTGTACTTTTTTCAGTGGATTTTGTAATGATAGATCTATGATGCAATCGATTGATGGGTTGTGTGAAGCACAATGAAATCTGATCAAAAACTTTATTGTACCAAGACTTACACGCAAGGTATAATGATCTGCAATATGTGATATAATTAGTTATTGAATTAATATATATTTTGAAAATTAAACTTAATATACAACCCACTTTCACCCCTTTGATCACGTACATGAGGTAGCACAAGTATTCAGTTGTGTGTTCGGCCTACCTAAGTGAATTACATAGTTGGTTTTATATTGTGAGTTGGAGGAAGCGCAACATAAGATACCACATACTAAATACAAACCTTAATGAAAAAAATGTTAGGACACTCATCAATACTCTCGTAATGTTTTGCTATATGCTAATAAGTTGTGATGTTTAACCTATTTATTAGCCATTCCGGTTCTTATATTTTTATTGTAACATCTTCCCTCTTATAAGTTTTTATAAACCAATTCTTCTACAGACCCTACATCCACACTACATCGAGGAGACTTTCACCTAGATATCAACATGAGAGACCAACTTTATACAAGAGAACTCAACTCTTTATTCACTATAACTTAATACAGCAAGACTCTTGCACTCTTTATTTGGCTATCATACTATGATATAACAAAGACTCTTGCACTCTTTATTTGGCTACCCTACTATGATATAACTGCACCACATGGCTACCATACCACCTCCTACGTATATCCTCTTATGACATGGTATGGTAAGAGGGGAGGGGATGACATCTATTTATTGGTCCTCATGGGTGCTGTGGTGTTGGCATGCGGCAACTTCCACACTATTCTTTATAATaaaatatctaactctagaaTTTTTCCCATCCTTATCCAACTATGCAAAATAACAAGAGAATTCTTATCTTGTCATGAAGCATGACAATTACTCTCTCGCTATTTCAAAATTCTTCTAGAATTTTCTCAAGTATGCATAGTTGTGTAGCACTGCCCTTGAATCTTCTGCACTCCACCATTTTGACCCTTCTACTTCTCTTGTCTTTGTGTCATGATCCGATCTTCCTTCGGCTCATAATCCTCAACCTTCAATTGGAGCTCCTTGCAAGCTTGATGAAATATACACctcctctttcttcttcactCTTCGCGGTGCCTTCCCTCCCGATGTTTCTTTGTATAATGGTAAAATAACTTTAGCTAGTGAAGCATCAACATACATGACACAATGTAGTTATCTCCAAACATCCCCATCATGTACCTTTGGTTCTTCATCATTGTTTAGAGCCTCCATCAAGAAGCCACCTTCTGCGtccattcttctttttcttcatagTCTTCGAGAGCCACGTTGGTTGATAGAGCTTCACTCTCCTGTCAAGTATTCCATGAAGTAAGGTCCACCATCTTCAATTGCAATGCATGCATCAACATATCTTCTTCACTAAGCCACCCACTCTGGACGACTTCATTTGTAGTAGTCATATTTCTTTTGGTTTGCCTCCT
This portion of the Panicum virgatum strain AP13 chromosome 2N, P.virgatum_v5, whole genome shotgun sequence genome encodes:
- the LOC120661168 gene encoding probable auxin efflux carrier component 5b encodes the protein MIGRGDVYKVVAAMAPLYFALGLGYGSVRWWKLFTPDQCDAVNRLVAYFSVPFFAFDFAARIDPFALSYRVLAADALSKLAVVLALAAWAAAAAGGDKSKSKDRALSWCITGFSLAALNNTLVVGVPLLDAMYGKWARDLIVQISVVQIIVYFPALLLAFEARRAWGAGKPAAAEGAAGDLEESGDRGETAARSFRPLVRVVWMKVARNPNVYAGVLGVAWACVTNRWHIETPSIIEGSVLVMSKTGVGLSMFSMGLFMALQEKIIVCGAGPTMLGMALRFVAGPAATAAGAMALGLRGDVLRLAIIQAALPQSITTFVFAKEYGLHADVLSTAVIFGTLASLPVLIVYYIVLGLVRC